A portion of the Hoplias malabaricus isolate fHopMal1 chromosome 1, fHopMal1.hap1, whole genome shotgun sequence genome contains these proteins:
- the pax1a gene encoding paired box protein Pax-1a, producing the protein MEQTYGEVNQLGGVFVNGRPLPNAIRLRIVELAQLGIRPCDISRQLRVSHGCVSKILARYNETGSILPGAIGGSKPRVTTPNVVKSIREYKQGDPGIFAWEIRDRLLADGVCDKYNVPSVSSISRILRNKIGNLSQPSQYESGKQAPPQPSLPYNHLYPYSYPNAMSPSGAKMSSAPGVPVTGGHVSLSRGWPSAHTVSNILGIRAFMDPTAIAGAEGYAPKMEDWGSMNRATFPSTHGVNGLDKSSIEADIKYPQSSSTLSSYVPPCAYSPSSQYGVYSGAAGGYVGPGPHWQSQGAGLSHPNSGMALHSGDIHSAMPFKHAARDGDRKPPSPLSKQQHEALSNIHSLSLAQPASSS; encoded by the exons ATGG AGCAAACGTACGGAGAGGTGAATCAGTTAGGAGGAGTATTTGTGAACGGACGGCCTCTGCCCAACGCTATAAGACTGAGAATAGTGGAGTTAGCCCAGCTCGGGATACGGCCGTGTGACATTAGCCGACAGCTCCGCGTTTCTCACGGCTGCGTGAGCAAGATCCTGGCGAGGTACAATGAGACCGGCTCCATTTTACCGGGAGCAATCGGAGGCAGCAAACCGCGAGTCACGACGCCCAACGTGGTGAAGAGCATACGGGAATACAAGCAAGGGGACCCGGGCATTTTCGCCTGGGAAATCCGGGACCGGCTTCTCGCAGACGGAGTGTGTGACAAATACAACGTACCCTCGGTCAGCTCCATCAGTCGGATTTTACGGAACAAAATCGGGAACCTCTCGCAGCCCAGTCAGTACGAGAGCGGCAAACAAGCGCCGCCGCAACCGAGCCTTCCTTACAACCACTTGTACCCGTACTCCTACCCCAACGCCATGTCCCCCTCCGGGGCCAAAATGAGCAGCGCTCCCGGGGTCCCGGTCACGGGCGGACACGTGAGCCTGTCTCGCGGCTGGCCTTCAGCTCACACGGTCAGCAACATACTGGGCATCCGAGCCTTCATGGACCCAACGG ctaTAGCTGGCGCTGAAGGCTACGCACCAAAAATGGAGGACTGGGGGAGTATGAACAGGGCCACATTTCCCTCCACGCACGGAGTCAACGGATTAGACAAGTCCTCTATTGAGGCAGACATTAAGTATCCTCAG TCTTCATCCACTCTCTCTAGTTACGTTCCGCCCTGTGCCTATTCCCCTTCGAGTCAGTACGGGGTTTATAGCGGAGCTGCAGGTGGTTATGTAGGCCCCGGGCCTCACTGGCAGAGTCAGGGGGCCGGTCTCTCTCACCCCAATAGCGGAATGGCCCTCCACTCGGGGGACATCCACTCAGCAATGCCCTTCAAACACGCTGCACGAGACG